From Flavobacterium alkalisoli, the proteins below share one genomic window:
- a CDS encoding 3'-5' exonuclease, producing the protein MELKLHRPICFFDLETTGTDITKDRIVEIAILKVYPNGNKESKTWLVNPERPIPPQSTAFHGIDDEKVANEPTFKDLSHQVYNMIKDSDLAGYNSDRFDIPLLAEELLRAGVDFDMKNRVTVDVQTIFHKKEERTLSAAFKFYCGQVLENAHSAAADTNATYEILKSQLDRYEDLKNDIKELSEFTTRKKAVDFAGFIVLDDDGEEIFTFGKHKGAKVEKILEQEPGYFGWIQNADFPLYTKKVLTAIKLRKLNNKLV; encoded by the coding sequence ATGGAACTTAAACTGCACAGGCCTATATGTTTTTTTGATCTGGAAACTACAGGTACAGATATTACTAAAGACAGAATAGTTGAAATAGCGATACTTAAGGTATACCCTAACGGAAATAAGGAAAGCAAAACCTGGCTTGTAAATCCGGAAAGGCCTATTCCGCCACAGTCTACAGCTTTTCATGGTATAGACGATGAAAAAGTGGCAAACGAGCCTACCTTTAAAGATCTTTCTCATCAGGTGTATAATATGATTAAGGATTCTGACCTTGCCGGATATAATTCAGACAGATTTGATATACCGCTTTTGGCAGAAGAGCTTTTAAGGGCAGGTGTTGACTTTGATATGAAAAACAGGGTAACTGTAGACGTGCAGACAATCTTCCATAAAAAAGAAGAACGTACCCTTAGTGCTGCCTTTAAGTTTTATTGCGGGCAGGTGCTTGAAAACGCACATAGTGCAGCGGCAGATACCAATGCTACTTATGAGATATTAAAATCGCAACTGGACCGGTATGAAGATCTTAAAAATGATATTAAGGAGCTTTCGGAATTTACAACCCGTAAAAAAGCAGTAGATTTTGCAGGTTTTATAGTTCTTGATGATGATGGGGAAGAGATATTTACTTTTGGTAAGCACAAAGGTGCAAAAGTGGAGAAAATACTGGAGCAGGAGCCCGGTTATTTCGGGTGGATTCAGAATGCCGATTTCCCTTTATACACTAAAAAAGTGCTTACAGCTATTAAATTAAGAAAATTAAATAATAAATTAGTATAA
- a CDS encoding M15 family metallopeptidase, whose amino-acid sequence MKTFGVIVLVIVLFALSTAKVDDKRLTEDFHHTIVMKDTANWAEIKMDTLDMVNKMAYADTANFMKQKIYPCARCFLRPEVAEALEKANMLANAKNLKLVIFDCYRPYGYQQKMYEIVNNPKYVAPPGKGSNHNRGAAVDLSLADENGDLLDMGNEFDDFSSLSHYMSDKISEKAQNNRKLLRVIMNEAGFTPYDNEWWHFDYRKKKYETSDFRWECNEQTQQ is encoded by the coding sequence GTGAAAACTTTCGGGGTAATAGTATTGGTTATAGTGCTTTTTGCATTAAGCACCGCTAAAGTTGATGATAAAAGACTTACAGAAGATTTTCATCACACTATAGTTATGAAAGATACAGCCAACTGGGCAGAAATAAAGATGGATACATTAGACATGGTCAATAAAATGGCTTATGCCGATACTGCTAATTTTATGAAGCAGAAAATTTATCCCTGTGCCCGATGCTTTTTAAGGCCGGAGGTAGCAGAAGCTTTAGAAAAAGCTAACATGCTGGCTAATGCTAAAAACCTTAAATTGGTTATTTTTGATTGCTATCGTCCTTACGGCTATCAGCAAAAGATGTATGAAATTGTAAACAATCCCAAATATGTTGCTCCGCCGGGTAAAGGCTCTAATCATAACAGGGGAGCAGCAGTAGATTTATCTCTGGCGGATGAAAACGGTGATTTGCTTGACATGGGTAATGAGTTTGATGATTTTTCAAGCCTTTCCCATTACATGTCTGATAAGATATCTGAAAAAGCGCAAAATAACCGAAAGCTGCTTAGAGTTATAATGAATGAGGCAGGATTTACACCTTATGATAATGAATGGTGGCACTTTGATTACAGAAAGAAAAAATATGAGACTTCCGATTTTAGATGGGAGTGTAATGAACAAACACAACAATAA
- a CDS encoding RtcB family protein produces MERLITGTDLLTIGFKENTVLGHALTLVNEKYASQEKEEVLALLKKVNDYPENFLDDEVLGTLASAMIEEANILKEDEIPLVENPETYTIYGEKHIEEGAKTQMDVAMKLPVTVAGSLMPDAHQGYGLPIGGVLATKNAIIPYGVGVDIGCRMALSVYDIPEGFFMENQAKFKRELIAQSKFGAGQGFKGRDKTTHDILDRDEFNMNQLLKSLQDKAWSQLGTSGGGNHFVEFGIIEFEQRDEILNIDKGRYVALLTHSGSRGLGATIAGHYTKLAKSMCKLPREAQNLAYLDLSTQEGQEYWMAMNLAGDYASACHQVIHDKMERALGGKVLAKVENHHNFAWKEILNGEEVIVHRKGATPAGKGVMGIIPGSMTAPGFLVRGKGEENSINSASHGAGRQMSRTQAIKSITRDDMRQVLKDHGVTLIGAGKDEAPMAYKDINTVMASQTDLVDVVAKFTPKMVRMADDGSRED; encoded by the coding sequence ATGGAACGATTAATTACAGGAACCGATTTATTGACTATCGGTTTTAAAGAAAACACGGTTTTAGGGCATGCCTTAACATTGGTAAATGAAAAATATGCTTCTCAGGAAAAAGAAGAAGTATTGGCTTTATTAAAGAAAGTAAATGATTATCCGGAGAATTTTCTTGATGACGAAGTTTTAGGAACACTGGCTTCGGCAATGATAGAGGAAGCAAACATTTTGAAGGAAGACGAAATACCTCTTGTTGAAAATCCGGAGACGTATACTATATATGGTGAAAAACATATAGAAGAAGGGGCGAAGACCCAAATGGATGTGGCAATGAAACTGCCGGTAACGGTAGCGGGGTCTTTAATGCCCGATGCCCATCAGGGATACGGCCTTCCTATAGGTGGTGTGCTTGCAACAAAAAATGCCATAATTCCTTATGGGGTTGGGGTAGATATAGGTTGTAGAATGGCACTGTCGGTATACGATATTCCTGAAGGATTCTTTATGGAAAATCAGGCTAAGTTTAAAAGGGAGCTTATTGCTCAGTCTAAATTTGGTGCAGGGCAGGGTTTTAAAGGGAGAGATAAAACGACTCACGATATATTAGACCGTGATGAGTTTAATATGAACCAACTTTTAAAAAGCCTCCAGGATAAAGCCTGGTCTCAGTTAGGTACTTCGGGAGGAGGTAATCACTTTGTGGAATTTGGTATTATAGAGTTTGAACAAAGAGATGAGATACTTAACATAGATAAGGGACGTTATGTGGCTTTGCTTACCCATTCGGGTTCACGTGGTTTGGGTGCTACTATAGCAGGACATTATACCAAGCTTGCCAAGAGTATGTGCAAACTGCCAAGGGAAGCTCAAAACCTTGCTTATCTGGATCTTAGTACTCAGGAGGGGCAGGAATACTGGATGGCTATGAACCTGGCTGGAGATTATGCATCGGCCTGTCATCAGGTAATACATGATAAGATGGAAAGGGCTTTAGGAGGTAAAGTGCTGGCTAAGGTAGAGAATCATCATAATTTTGCATGGAAGGAAATCCTTAACGGAGAAGAGGTAATAGTACACCGTAAGGGGGCAACACCGGCCGGTAAAGGGGTTATGGGTATTATACCGGGTAGTATGACGGCACCGGGATTCCTTGTGAGAGGTAAAGGAGAAGAAAATTCCATTAACTCAGCTTCACATGGAGCGGGAAGGCAAATGAGCCGAACACAGGCTATAAAAAGCATTACCCGAGATGATATGAGACAAGTACTTAAAGACCATGGCGTGACCCTTATTGGGGCAGGAAAAGATGAAGCGCCTATGGCTTATAAAGATATCAACACCGTGATGGCCTCACAAACAGACCTTGTGGATGTCGTGGCTAAATTTACCCCTAAAATGGTAAGAATGGCCGATGACGGAAGCCGGGAAGATTAA
- a CDS encoding TROVE domain-containing protein — MKFNFLAKNKNITVNHQGAKAYKVTPEMELYTAVVTTGLSDTFYESGSERLKRIINLMALCDAEFVAKLAVYVRTQMYLRSIPLVLSVELAKQASGTSIVSKTINGVVQRADEIAELLAYYQIANKRQGAKKLGSLSKQVQKGLAESFNRFDEYQFAKYNRKTEVKLKDALFLVHPKAKDESQQEVFNKIAANTLAVPYTWETELSELGKTRFENQVVKQMAVAQKWQELIESKKVGYMAIMRNLRNILDAGVSVNHIKMVCSYISNEQAVATSKQLPFRFLAAYREVKKHESKYTSMVLEALEDAVMHSAKNIKGFGVNTSVVIACDVSGSMQQPVSAKSSVMLYDIGLMLGMLMQSQCKNVISGMFGDRWKIINMPRRNVLANVLEYYRREGEVGYATNGYLVVNDLIKRKEVVDKVMLFTDVQMYDSTGFNSFEGSWKKYKEIAPNASLYIFDLAGHGKMPLDIKRNDVYLIAGWSDKIFDVLNAVNDTAIAMEKISQIKL; from the coding sequence ATGAAATTCAATTTTTTAGCCAAAAACAAAAACATAACTGTAAATCACCAAGGAGCTAAAGCTTATAAAGTTACTCCCGAAATGGAACTGTATACAGCAGTGGTTACAACCGGGCTGAGTGATACATTTTACGAATCGGGAAGCGAAAGACTTAAAAGAATTATAAACCTTATGGCTTTATGTGATGCCGAGTTTGTTGCAAAGTTAGCCGTTTATGTTAGAACACAAATGTATTTAAGGAGTATTCCTTTAGTGCTTTCGGTTGAACTTGCAAAACAGGCGTCGGGTACTTCAATAGTAAGTAAAACAATAAACGGAGTAGTACAGCGTGCCGATGAGATTGCCGAGCTTTTAGCTTACTATCAGATAGCAAACAAAAGGCAGGGTGCAAAAAAACTGGGAAGCCTTTCTAAGCAGGTACAAAAAGGACTTGCAGAGTCGTTTAACAGGTTTGATGAATACCAGTTTGCCAAATACAACAGGAAAACAGAAGTGAAACTTAAAGACGCCCTGTTTTTGGTTCACCCTAAAGCAAAAGATGAGAGCCAGCAGGAAGTATTTAATAAGATTGCTGCCAATACACTTGCTGTGCCTTATACATGGGAAACTGAGCTTTCTGAACTGGGAAAAACCAGGTTTGAGAATCAGGTTGTTAAACAGATGGCAGTTGCTCAAAAATGGCAGGAATTAATAGAGAGTAAAAAAGTAGGGTATATGGCTATAATGCGTAACCTGAGAAATATACTTGATGCAGGCGTTTCCGTAAATCATATTAAAATGGTTTGCAGTTATATTTCTAACGAACAGGCTGTGGCAACATCTAAACAATTGCCTTTTAGGTTTCTTGCAGCTTATAGAGAAGTTAAAAAGCATGAATCGAAATATACCTCTATGGTTCTCGAAGCTCTTGAGGATGCGGTAATGCATAGTGCTAAAAACATAAAAGGTTTTGGTGTGAATACATCGGTTGTTATTGCCTGCGACGTTTCAGGTTCAATGCAGCAACCTGTTTCGGCAAAGAGTAGTGTAATGCTTTATGATATAGGCCTAATGCTGGGTATGCTTATGCAGTCGCAATGTAAAAATGTTATAAGCGGTATGTTTGGCGACCGTTGGAAAATAATAAACATGCCAAGGAGAAATGTACTGGCAAATGTACTGGAGTATTACAGAAGGGAAGGTGAAGTAGGTTATGCTACAAATGGCTACCTGGTTGTTAACGACCTTATAAAAAGAAAAGAGGTTGTAGATAAAGTTATGTTGTTTACCGATGTGCAGATGTATGATAGCACAGGCTTCAATTCGTTTGAAGGCTCATGGAAAAAGTATAAGGAAATAGCACCAAATGCCAGCCTGTATATATTTGACCTTGCAGGGCATGGTAAAATGCCTTTAGATATAAAAAGAAATGATGTGTATTTGATAGCTGGCTGGTCTGACAAGATCTTTGATGTTCTTAATGCTGTAAATGATACGGCAATTGCTATGGAAAAGATAAGCCAAATCAAATTGTAG
- a CDS encoding helix-turn-helix transcriptional regulator: MATNKLALLRYKTIDECLKNRFRKWTLEDLIEKVSYALYEYEGISTGVSKRTIQSDIQTMRSDKLGYNAPIVVIDKRFYTYEDSDYSITNSPINTADMDKMKEIVSVLKHLNGFNYFDEMSDLIAKLENNVNKSADSNKNYIQFEDNKNLKGIEHISPLYQAILNKTPLLIEYKSFKALKASNEIYYPYLLKEYRNRWFLVCRPKKNQNLLTLALDRIIEFHSLSKELYVEYDGVNFDRYFNDLLGVTKSQKDRPSKVILHVNKYNAPYVITKPIHHSQQIVKEDETGIIIRIDVVHNFELEREILGFGECMKVLAPRKLKSIIAARINKSAERYHNEEES; encoded by the coding sequence ATGGCTACAAATAAGCTTGCCCTTTTACGATATAAAACCATTGACGAATGCCTTAAAAACCGATTCAGGAAATGGACACTGGAAGACCTTATAGAAAAAGTATCGTATGCCTTATACGAATATGAGGGTATTTCTACCGGGGTAAGCAAAAGGACTATTCAGTCTGACATTCAAACCATGCGTAGTGATAAGCTGGGATACAATGCCCCTATTGTTGTTATTGACAAAAGGTTTTATACTTATGAAGATTCCGATTACAGTATAACCAATTCTCCTATCAATACTGCCGATATGGATAAGATGAAGGAGATAGTAAGCGTTTTGAAGCACTTAAATGGCTTTAACTACTTTGACGAAATGAGTGATCTTATCGCAAAACTGGAAAACAACGTAAACAAATCGGCCGACAGTAATAAGAACTACATTCAGTTTGAAGACAACAAAAACCTTAAGGGAATTGAACATATTAGCCCTTTGTATCAGGCTATTTTAAATAAAACACCGCTACTTATAGAGTATAAATCATTCAAAGCTTTAAAAGCTAGTAATGAAATTTACTACCCATACCTTTTAAAAGAGTACAGAAACAGATGGTTTTTGGTTTGCAGGCCAAAAAAAAACCAAAACCTTCTTACTCTGGCCCTGGACAGGATTATTGAATTTCATTCCCTTTCAAAAGAACTGTATGTTGAATATGACGGTGTAAATTTTGACCGTTATTTTAATGATTTGCTGGGAGTAACAAAATCTCAAAAAGACAGGCCCAGTAAAGTAATACTGCATGTAAACAAATACAACGCCCCTTATGTAATAACTAAACCCATCCATCATTCGCAACAGATTGTTAAAGAGGATGAAACCGGTATTATAATACGGATAGATGTGGTTCATAACTTTGAATTGGAAAGGGAGATATTGGGCTTTGGGGAATGCATGAAGGTTTTGGCCCCAAGAAAGCTTAAAAGTATTATAGCTGCGAGGATTAATAAATCGGCAGAAAGATATCATAACGAAGAGGAATCTTAA
- a CDS encoding DinB family protein: protein MITKPLIGEYPPRLEAYIGLTKEDGLIHLMRQDRNCTYNFFKNISPDMANYCYAEGKWSIKQVLMHINYVERIMQYRALAASRGDNQTPFGFTNHEAYIQNAEVERHDIDELLEEFNVIRNYSIEFFSGLTEKQSQLCLGSGEDTVSARAVGYALLGHVRHHMNIINERYLNTVAE, encoded by the coding sequence ATGATCACCAAACCCCTTATTGGCGAATATCCGCCGAGACTGGAAGCGTATATAGGCCTCACTAAAGAAGACGGACTTATACATTTAATGAGACAGGATAGAAACTGTACCTATAATTTCTTTAAGAACATCAGTCCTGACATGGCTAATTACTGCTATGCCGAAGGAAAATGGAGCATTAAACAGGTACTGATGCATATAAATTATGTGGAGAGAATCATGCAGTATCGTGCATTAGCTGCATCAAGAGGAGACAACCAAACTCCTTTTGGATTTACCAACCACGAAGCCTACATACAAAACGCAGAAGTGGAACGCCATGACATTGACGAACTTTTGGAAGAGTTTAATGTAATACGCAATTATAGCATAGAATTCTTTTCAGGATTAACAGAAAAGCAATCACAACTTTGCCTTGGAAGCGGAGAAGACACTGTTTCTGCAAGAGCAGTAGGATACGCCCTGTTGGGCCATGTGCGCCACCACATGAATATTATTAACGAACGCTATCTTAACACCGTAGCAGAATAA
- a CDS encoding dihydrofolate reductase family protein, whose translation MRKVILDLAVTLDGFIEGPNGEIDWCIMDTDIGAGEKNFLETFPEEIDTVFYGRKSYELYGNYQPEEESGFKDFYDKINRMKKYIFSSTLTNAGENTIIRDKIAEEVNQIKNQKGKDIWLFGGASLITAFINNNLIDEYRLAVHPVVLGGGKPLFQDIRQRLNLELIEVRSSKSGVTSLYYKPASVK comes from the coding sequence ATGAGAAAAGTAATTCTAGACCTTGCCGTTACGCTTGATGGTTTTATTGAAGGACCAAATGGTGAAATTGACTGGTGCATTATGGATACAGATATTGGAGCAGGAGAGAAAAATTTCCTGGAAACTTTTCCTGAAGAAATTGACACTGTATTTTACGGACGAAAAAGCTATGAACTATATGGCAACTATCAACCTGAAGAAGAAAGTGGCTTCAAAGACTTTTATGATAAAATAAATCGAATGAAAAAATATATTTTTTCATCAACACTTACCAATGCCGGAGAAAATACCATAATAAGAGATAAAATTGCTGAAGAAGTAAATCAGATAAAAAACCAAAAAGGAAAGGATATCTGGCTTTTTGGAGGTGCATCTCTTATTACAGCTTTCATCAACAACAATCTTATTGATGAATACAGACTTGCAGTTCATCCTGTAGTATTAGGTGGTGGAAAGCCATTGTTTCAGGATATAAGACAGCGATTAAACCTCGAGCTTATCGAAGTAAGGTCTTCTAAATCGGGTGTTACAAGTTTATATTACAAACCTGCTTCAGTCAAATAA
- a CDS encoding dihydrolipoamide acetyltransferase family protein, with protein MAKFELKLPKMGESVAEATITNWLKNVGDHIDADEAVLEIATDKVDSEVPSEVSGVLSEILFQVDDVVQVGQTIAYIETEGGVAVDAPKEETSAPSVQAVEKTVEAAKETSTAAPVDFSDSDKFFSPLVKNIAKEEGVSLAELESINGTGKDGRVTKNDILDYVKNRGSKPAPAPAQPAPAAAPSPVPPTAQAQVAKAAPVSVNGQDEIVEMDRMRKLISGYMVQSVQTSAHVQSFIEVDVTNIVKWRDKVKNAFEKREGEKLTFTPIFMEAVAKALKDFPLMNISVDGEYIIKKKNINLGMAAALPNGNLIVPVIKNADQLNLVGMAKAVNDLGNRAKAGKLKPDDTQGGTYTVTNVGTFGSVFGTPIINQPQVGILALGAIRKVPAVIETPEGDFIGIRQKMFLSHSYDHRVVDGALGGSFVKRVAEYLEAFDPNRDI; from the coding sequence ATGGCAAAATTTGAATTAAAATTACCCAAAATGGGGGAAAGTGTTGCAGAGGCAACAATTACAAATTGGTTAAAAAATGTGGGTGACCACATTGATGCTGATGAAGCGGTTTTAGAGATTGCCACAGATAAAGTGGACTCAGAAGTACCGTCTGAAGTTTCAGGTGTTCTTTCTGAAATACTTTTCCAGGTTGACGATGTTGTTCAGGTTGGTCAAACCATTGCTTATATCGAGACCGAAGGTGGTGTTGCTGTTGATGCTCCAAAAGAGGAAACAAGTGCACCAAGCGTACAGGCAGTAGAAAAAACTGTTGAGGCTGCTAAGGAAACTTCGACTGCAGCTCCTGTTGATTTTTCGGATTCAGATAAGTTTTTCTCTCCGCTTGTTAAGAATATAGCTAAAGAAGAAGGCGTATCTCTTGCTGAACTTGAATCAATTAACGGTACAGGTAAAGACGGAAGAGTTACTAAAAACGATATATTAGATTACGTTAAGAACAGAGGTTCTAAGCCGGCTCCAGCACCTGCACAGCCAGCACCTGCCGCTGCTCCTTCACCGGTTCCTCCAACAGCACAGGCTCAGGTGGCAAAAGCTGCTCCCGTATCTGTAAACGGACAGGACGAGATTGTGGAAATGGACCGTATGAGAAAACTTATCTCAGGATATATGGTACAGTCTGTTCAAACTTCGGCTCACGTACAGTCGTTTATTGAAGTAGACGTTACCAATATCGTTAAATGGAGAGATAAGGTTAAAAACGCATTCGAGAAAAGAGAAGGTGAAAAACTTACTTTTACTCCTATATTCATGGAAGCAGTTGCAAAAGCACTTAAGGATTTCCCTTTAATGAATATATCTGTAGATGGTGAGTATATCATCAAGAAGAAAAATATAAATCTAGGTATGGCGGCTGCATTACCTAACGGTAACCTAATTGTACCTGTTATTAAAAATGCCGATCAGCTAAACCTTGTAGGTATGGCAAAAGCCGTTAACGATTTAGGTAACCGTGCAAAAGCAGGTAAACTTAAACCGGACGATACTCAGGGAGGTACTTATACAGTAACTAACGTTGGTACATTTGGCAGTGTGTTTGGTACACCAATTATCAACCAGCCGCAGGTAGGTATCCTTGCTCTTGGAGCTATCAGAAAAGTACCTGCAGTTATCGAAACTCCTGAAGGTGACTTTATCGGTATCCGCCAGAAAATGTTCCTTTCTCACAGCTACGATCACCGTGTGGTAGACGGAGCTCTTGGGGGTTCATTCGTTAAGCGTGTTGCTGAATACCTGGAGGCTTTTGATCCAAACAGAGATATATAA
- a CDS encoding glycosyltransferase family 2 protein gives MQLSVIILNYNVRYFLEQCVLSVQKALKDIDGEIIVVDNNSPDDSCAMMSQRFPEVTLIENKDNAGFPKGNNIGVAAAKGEYICILNPDTVVAEDTFKKVLQFAQSKTNLGIVGGKLVDGRGNFLPESKRGVPTPWVAFTKITALNKAFSKSSLFNKYYAQHLDEDQTGEVDILVGAFMVMKRELYLEVGGFDEGCFMYSDDIDLSYTVQQKGKINYYFHETTVVHYKGESTVKDGTYMNRFREAMQFFYKKHFRSSPVFDLFMRAGTLFFALAKQKKKVAVIVPDSYILLSYNEDLRTALEVSLEKKVDRHEKDFEKLLISQSISGLKRFEVIFDNETLDFFEIIKLMELFKKSGLTFKIKPRGSNFIIGSNDSNDRGTVIVIKS, from the coding sequence ATGCAGTTATCGGTAATTATCCTTAATTATAATGTCCGCTATTTTTTAGAGCAGTGTGTACTTAGTGTACAAAAGGCTTTAAAAGATATTGACGGTGAAATAATTGTAGTTGATAATAACTCTCCTGATGATAGCTGTGCTATGATGAGCCAGCGCTTCCCTGAGGTTACACTTATAGAGAATAAGGATAACGCCGGATTCCCGAAGGGTAATAATATAGGTGTGGCTGCTGCAAAGGGTGAATACATCTGTATACTTAACCCTGATACTGTCGTCGCGGAAGATACCTTTAAAAAAGTACTGCAGTTTGCACAAAGCAAAACCAATCTGGGTATTGTAGGGGGAAAATTGGTAGACGGCCGTGGTAACTTCCTGCCGGAAAGCAAGAGGGGAGTGCCTACTCCCTGGGTAGCCTTTACAAAAATAACAGCACTTAATAAAGCTTTTTCCAAATCATCGCTCTTTAATAAGTATTATGCTCAACACCTTGATGAAGATCAAACGGGTGAGGTAGATATACTTGTTGGGGCCTTTATGGTTATGAAACGTGAGCTTTATCTTGAAGTAGGAGGTTTTGATGAAGGCTGTTTTATGTACAGCGATGATATTGATTTGTCTTATACGGTACAACAAAAGGGTAAGATCAATTATTATTTTCACGAAACAACCGTTGTACATTATAAAGGAGAGAGTACGGTTAAGGATGGTACTTATATGAATCGCTTTAGGGAAGCGATGCAGTTTTTCTATAAGAAGCATTTTAGGAGTTCTCCTGTTTTTGATTTGTTTATGCGGGCAGGGACTTTGTTTTTTGCTTTGGCAAAACAAAAGAAAAAGGTGGCTGTAATAGTACCCGATAGCTATATACTCTTATCTTATAATGAAGATTTACGTACTGCTCTGGAAGTCAGTCTTGAAAAAAAAGTGGACCGACATGAAAAAGATTTCGAAAAATTATTAATTTCGCAATCGATTTCAGGTTTAAAGAGGTTTGAAGTGATATTTGATAATGAAACGCTTGATTTTTTTGAGATAATTAAATTAATGGAGCTTTTTAAAAAATCAGGCCTTACCTTTAAAATAAAGCCGAGAGGGAGTAATTTTATTATAGGAAGTAACGACAGTAACGACAGAGGGACTGTAATTGTTATAAAATCCTGA
- a CDS encoding Hsp20/alpha crystallin family protein has protein sequence MNLVKRNNTNGFPFVMDEIFKDLMGGTQYVNKVTAPVNIKETENNFLVELMAPGLKKEDFNVELDNDLLTISSEVKTEKTEGEEGKFTRKEFSFSSFKRSFTLPETVNQEAITASYDNGILKLTLPKKEEALPKEKRLIDIS, from the coding sequence ATGAACTTAGTAAAACGCAACAACACAAACGGTTTTCCATTTGTAATGGACGAAATTTTTAAAGATTTAATGGGTGGTACACAGTATGTAAATAAAGTAACTGCACCCGTAAACATAAAAGAAACAGAAAACAACTTCCTGGTGGAGCTTATGGCTCCGGGGTTAAAAAAAGAAGATTTTAATGTTGAACTTGACAATGACCTTTTAACGATTTCATCTGAAGTAAAAACAGAGAAAACGGAAGGTGAAGAAGGTAAATTTACGCGCAAAGAGTTTAGCTTCTCTTCTTTTAAAAGATCGTTTACACTTCCGGAAACCGTAAATCAGGAGGCTATTACTGCTTCATACGATAACGGTATCCTTAAACTTACACTTCCTAAAAAAGAGGAAGCGTTACCTAAAGAAAAGAGGTTAATAGATATTTCATAA
- a CDS encoding DUF2199 domain-containing protein, which produces MFKGLKNIFFPKRKKKYKCPECGEYHQDWPALCYDAPINYSQLPTEDKGSIASLDRDFCVIEYPDQTDRFIRVILIQRVYDSCEDLHYGLWVSLSEKSFLDYKSHFDSNDYEAVYFGWISNILEGYDDTLSVPVDVVYNGGSNRPEIIPHKSFSHPFVEDYYNGIAKKEAQKRVDNILQRFNDNI; this is translated from the coding sequence ATGTTTAAAGGCTTAAAAAATATATTCTTTCCTAAAAGGAAGAAAAAATATAAATGTCCGGAATGTGGGGAGTATCATCAAGACTGGCCCGCATTGTGTTATGATGCTCCTATTAATTATTCGCAATTGCCTACTGAAGATAAGGGAAGTATAGCTTCTTTGGATCGTGATTTTTGTGTTATTGAATACCCTGATCAAACCGATAGATTTATTCGTGTGATACTAATTCAAAGAGTGTATGATAGCTGTGAGGATTTACATTACGGATTATGGGTGTCTCTTAGTGAAAAGAGTTTTTTAGATTATAAATCTCATTTTGATTCAAATGATTATGAAGCTGTGTATTTTGGTTGGATAAGTAATATTTTAGAGGGGTATGATGATACTTTGAGTGTTCCTGTTGATGTGGTGTATAATGGAGGTAGCAACAGGCCTGAAATTATACCGCATAAAAGTTTTTCCCATCCTTTTGTTGAGGACTACTATAATGGTATTGCTAAAAAAGAAGCGCAAAAGCGGGTTGATAATATTTTGCAGAGGTTTAATGATAATATTTAG